A genome region from Akkermansiaceae bacterium includes the following:
- a CDS encoding DUF420 domain-containing protein translates to MATGGERNEWLKRKPDAVLSAKLTRAAWVLTSLVLVLVVMMRSPYKIPLPDGWTMSFLPPVHAVINTLVSLALIGAIVAVKRGKIGLHKQLMLAAMALSVGFLLCYVAYHFTTVETKFGGIGAIRYVYFFILITHIVLAAVSLPAILLTFIAAWTNRFEAHRKLARWVFPIWLYVALTGPVCYLMLRPYYQ, encoded by the coding sequence ATGGCAACGGGCGGGGAAAGGAATGAATGGCTCAAGCGCAAGCCGGATGCGGTGCTTTCGGCGAAGCTGACGAGGGCGGCATGGGTTTTGACATCGCTGGTTCTGGTGCTGGTGGTGATGATGCGCTCGCCCTACAAGATCCCGCTGCCGGACGGATGGACGATGTCGTTCCTCCCGCCCGTCCACGCGGTGATCAACACATTGGTGTCATTGGCCCTGATTGGGGCGATTGTGGCGGTGAAGCGGGGCAAGATTGGCCTGCACAAGCAACTCATGTTGGCGGCCATGGCATTGTCCGTAGGTTTCCTCCTCTGCTACGTGGCCTATCATTTCACCACCGTGGAGACCAAGTTCGGCGGGATCGGAGCAATAAGATACGTGTATTTTTTCATCCTGATCACTCACATCGTACTGGCTGCGGTCAGTCTCCCCGCGATTCTCCTGACTTTCATCGCAGCGTGGACGAACCGCTTCGAGGCGCACAGGAAACTCGCCCGCTGGGTGTTCCCCATCTGGCTCTACGTCGCCCTCACCGGCCCCGTCTGTTACCTGATGCTGAGGCCGTATTATCAGTGA
- a CDS encoding SCO family protein, translated as MTKRNTIILFYCGVALVCAAILSLVNFLIVPNIRANSQKTESFQNVGQQREKEWYPIEKDLVATNQAGASVRLSDLRGKVWVVAEFFAICPHCAERNGAELRAIYDEFREHPDFHMVCISVDPERDNVERLGEYAKALGAETEDWWFLNAGEEKATHEYMEKTLKFLGVRERTDPADIEANGRFLHDLGLMVVDRDFNVIGKWSLAAARSEEGRALDPGQYERDKAEMAARIRAELAKGGETTN; from the coding sequence ATGACAAAAAGAAACACAATCATCCTATTCTATTGCGGAGTCGCGCTTGTCTGCGCGGCCATCCTATCGCTGGTGAATTTCCTGATCGTCCCGAACATCCGCGCGAACTCCCAGAAGACGGAATCATTCCAGAACGTCGGCCAGCAGCGCGAGAAGGAATGGTATCCGATCGAAAAGGATCTGGTCGCGACGAACCAGGCGGGGGCATCCGTGAGGCTTTCCGACCTGCGCGGCAAGGTCTGGGTGGTGGCCGAGTTTTTCGCGATCTGCCCGCATTGCGCGGAGCGCAACGGCGCGGAGCTGCGGGCCATCTACGATGAGTTCAGGGAACATCCGGATTTCCACATGGTCTGCATCAGCGTTGATCCGGAGCGGGACAACGTGGAGCGTCTTGGCGAGTATGCGAAGGCTCTCGGTGCGGAGACCGAGGATTGGTGGTTCCTGAATGCCGGCGAGGAAAAGGCGACGCATGAATACATGGAGAAAACCCTGAAGTTCCTCGGCGTGCGGGAGCGCACCGATCCGGCGGACATCGAGGCGAACGGCCGCTTCCTGCACGATCTCGGACTGATGGTGGTGGATCGGGATTTCAATGTGATCGGGAAATGGTCGCTGGCCGCAGCGAGGTCTGAGGAAGGCCGGGCGCTTGATCCCGGGCAGTATGAGCGGGACAAGGCCGAAATGGCCGCGCGCATCCGTGCGGAGCTCGCCAAGGGTGGGGAAACGACGAACTGA